One window from the genome of Sporomusaceae bacterium encodes:
- a CDS encoding sigma 54-interacting transcriptional regulator — MQLLRLRIPNIDRVGLVLDISQVLAARRFNILTMEVEPNTVFLETEMTVPADKDSVIAALKSIPQVIDALEIDLMPHQEKAEQIKAVLASVGEGIVAINHHGEVTHYNPAAEMIVRLPYQEVIGRPLAEISPDLPLLETLRTGAVYNNREIVLERTKSHYLASGRPILGARGRIIGAVAVLKDISDVRELVYTVTGQMMFTFDEILYTSAAMQQVVTVAKTIARGDSTVLIRGETGTGKELFARAIHAASPRADKVFVPLNCAAVPDTLLESELFGYEEGSFTGAVKGGKQGLFEFANNGTLFLDEIGELSSHLQAKLLRVLQDGKVRRLGGTRENTVNVRILAATNRHLEEMIAKGAFREDLYYRLNVIPLFLPPLRERHEDIPILVQYFLKRFAAKLQKPVDAISETALAKLTAYHWPGNIRELENVIERAVNIVGDKIILTGHIVLDQGQTPLPRGAAAPERPLEETLDEVERDVLLQALKRYRTSRQIGAILGLSHTAVLKKLRKHGLSIGKKSDRRG; from the coding sequence ATGCAGCTGCTCCGCCTGCGCATCCCCAACATCGACCGGGTCGGGCTGGTTCTCGATATCTCGCAGGTGCTGGCTGCCCGCCGTTTTAATATCCTGACGATGGAGGTCGAGCCCAACACCGTTTTCCTGGAAACCGAGATGACCGTGCCGGCGGATAAAGACTCCGTCATCGCTGCCCTCAAATCCATCCCCCAGGTTATCGACGCGCTCGAGATCGACCTTATGCCCCACCAGGAGAAGGCCGAACAGATCAAGGCGGTGCTTGCCTCGGTCGGCGAGGGCATCGTCGCCATAAACCACCACGGCGAGGTTACCCACTATAACCCGGCGGCGGAAATGATCGTCCGCCTCCCCTACCAGGAGGTCATCGGCCGCCCACTGGCCGAGATTTCGCCCGATCTGCCCCTGCTGGAGACGCTGCGTACGGGGGCGGTTTATAACAACCGCGAGATTGTCCTCGAAAGGACCAAGAGCCACTACCTGGCCAGCGGTCGCCCCATCCTGGGAGCACGGGGCCGGATAATCGGCGCGGTGGCCGTCCTCAAGGATATCAGCGACGTGCGGGAACTTGTCTATACCGTTACCGGGCAGATGATGTTCACCTTCGACGAGATTCTATATACCAGCGCCGCGATGCAACAGGTGGTCACGGTGGCTAAAACCATCGCCCGCGGCGACTCCACGGTGCTCATCCGCGGCGAGACGGGCACCGGCAAGGAGCTGTTCGCCCGCGCCATCCATGCCGCTTCCCCTCGGGCCGACAAGGTCTTCGTGCCTCTCAACTGTGCCGCCGTCCCCGACACGCTGTTGGAAAGCGAGCTGTTCGGTTACGAGGAAGGATCCTTCACCGGCGCGGTGAAGGGCGGCAAGCAGGGCCTGTTCGAGTTCGCCAACAACGGCACCCTCTTTCTCGACGAGATCGGCGAGCTGTCCTCCCACCTCCAGGCCAAGCTGCTGCGGGTGTTGCAGGACGGCAAGGTGCGCCGCCTGGGCGGCACGCGGGAGAATACCGTAAATGTGAGGATACTGGCGGCCACCAACCGGCATCTCGAGGAGATGATCGCCAAGGGCGCCTTCCGAGAAGATCTTTATTACCGGCTTAACGTTATTCCTCTTTTCCTCCCGCCATTGCGGGAGCGGCACGAGGATATCCCTATCCTCGTGCAGTATTTCCTGAAGAGGTTCGCCGCCAAGCTCCAGAAGCCCGTCGACGCCATTAGCGAGACGGCGCTCGCCAAGCTGACCGCCTACCACTGGCCGGGCAATATCCGCGAACTGGAGAATGTCATTGAGCGGGCGGTCAACATCGTCGGCGACAAGATTATCCTCACCGGCCATATCGTCCTCGATCAGGGTCAGACCCCCCTGCCGCGGGGCGCTGCCGCTCCCGAACGCCCGCTGGAGGAGACGCTGGACGAAGTGGAGCGGGATGTGCTGCTGCAAGCCCTCAAACGCTACCGGACTTCGCGGCAGATCGGGGCAATCCTCGGCCTTTCCCACACCGCCGTCCTAAAAAAGCTGCGTAAACACGGCCTGTCGATAGGGAAAAAAAGCGATAGAAGGGGTTAG
- the alr gene encoding alanine racemase, whose protein sequence is MRPTYAEIDLAAIRHNIRQVREAAGQAVKLVAVVKANAYGHGAVKVSRAALEAGADCLAVALPEEGAELRGAGLAVPIFVLGLTLPDQAKLVVDYHLIATVATMDSIRALSHAARDAGRRCRIVLKTDTGMGRIGVAPVQLEEFRQYIQASPGVELVGVFTHLATADAADKTYAEKQLAAFRAAVDRLAAKTSLPYVSAANSATAIDLPLGRFNTVRTGIVIYGLPPSREMHKSLDLRPAMQLKTRIAFIKEVSAGTPVSYGCTYTTERPTFLATLPVGYADGYSRHLSNKASVLIGEKRRPVVGRVCMDQIVVDLGADGDAAVGDEAVLFGRQGKEEITLTELAELAGTINYELACAVSARVPRVFANE, encoded by the coding sequence ATGCGACCTACCTACGCCGAGATCGATCTGGCGGCCATCCGCCACAACATCCGCCAGGTACGCGAAGCTGCGGGCCAGGCGGTCAAGCTCGTGGCCGTCGTCAAGGCGAACGCTTACGGCCACGGGGCCGTGAAGGTGAGCCGGGCGGCCCTGGAGGCCGGCGCCGACTGTCTGGCGGTGGCTCTCCCGGAAGAAGGCGCCGAACTCAGGGGGGCCGGTCTGGCGGTGCCGATCTTCGTTCTTGGCCTCACCCTCCCGGACCAGGCAAAGCTGGTGGTCGACTACCACCTCATCGCCACGGTCGCCACGATGGACAGTATCAGAGCCCTTTCCCACGCCGCCCGTGACGCCGGCCGCCGCTGCCGCATCGTGCTCAAGACCGACACGGGCATGGGCCGCATCGGCGTTGCCCCCGTGCAGCTCGAGGAATTCCGCCAGTACATCCAGGCCAGCCCCGGCGTGGAACTCGTCGGCGTCTTCACCCACCTCGCGACGGCCGACGCGGCCGATAAAACCTATGCCGAAAAACAGCTCGCCGCTTTCCGGGCCGCCGTTGACCGGCTGGCCGCCAAAACCAGCCTGCCCTATGTTTCGGCCGCCAACAGCGCCACCGCCATCGATCTCCCTCTGGGCCGTTTCAACACCGTCCGGACGGGCATCGTCATCTATGGCCTGCCGCCTTCCCGCGAGATGCACAAAAGCCTCGACCTCCGTCCCGCCATGCAGCTGAAAACCCGTATCGCCTTTATCAAGGAGGTTTCCGCCGGCACCCCGGTTAGTTACGGGTGTACCTATACTACCGAACGCCCCACCTTCCTCGCCACGCTGCCGGTGGGCTACGCCGACGGCTACAGCCGCCACCTGTCGAATAAGGCTTCCGTCCTGATCGGCGAAAAGCGCCGGCCGGTGGTCGGACGGGTGTGCATGGATCAGATAGTTGTCGACCTGGGAGCGGATGGGGATGCGGCCGTCGGCGACGAAGCAGTCCTTTTCGGCCGCCAGGGCAAGGAGGAGATTACGCTGACCGAACTCGCCGAGCTCGCCGGAACGATAAATTACGAGCTGGCCTGCGCCGTCAGCGCAAGGGTCCCGCGGGTGTTCGCAAACGAGTAA
- the thiC gene encoding phosphomethylpyrimidine synthase ThiC, which translates to MTTQMKKALSGQITPAMAAVAAEEGIAPESIRERVAAGTVTICANINHASLEPRGFGLGLKTKVNANIGTSSAYPAVEPELAKLQAAIDAGADAVMDLSTGDNIDYSRREIIKHSTIPVGTVPIYQATVEAIKNRGSIVEMTGDDIFRTIEKHAKDGADFMTIHCGITQASIARLRQQGRVTDIVSRGGSFITGWMLHNDKENPLYERYDELMDICAAYDVTISLGDGLRPGCLADATDRAQLEELLTLGELVDRAWAKGVQVLVEGPGHVPYNQIEANVKLQKQICKGAPFYVLGPLVTDVAPGYDHITAAIGGTLAAAAGADFLCYVTPAEHLGLPTIDDVREGVIASRIAGHAADIVKGVKGAWEWDLSMAKARKALDWEKQIELAIDPVKAGRYRKERNPDGAEACSMCGNYCAMKIVSEYLGKPIERC; encoded by the coding sequence ATGACGACTCAGATGAAAAAGGCCCTGAGTGGCCAGATTACCCCGGCTATGGCGGCGGTGGCGGCCGAGGAGGGAATCGCGCCGGAAAGCATCCGCGAACGGGTGGCGGCCGGCACGGTGACGATATGCGCGAATATCAACCACGCCAGCCTAGAACCGCGTGGCTTCGGTCTTGGCCTCAAGACCAAAGTTAACGCCAACATCGGCACCTCGAGCGCCTATCCCGCCGTCGAGCCCGAACTGGCCAAGCTCCAGGCCGCCATCGACGCCGGGGCCGACGCCGTTATGGATCTCAGTACCGGCGACAACATCGACTACTCCCGCCGGGAGATCATCAAGCACTCCACGATACCTGTGGGCACGGTGCCCATCTATCAGGCCACTGTCGAGGCGATCAAAAACAGAGGCTCGATCGTCGAAATGACGGGCGACGACATCTTCCGCACCATCGAAAAACACGCCAAAGACGGCGCCGACTTCATGACCATCCACTGCGGCATCACCCAGGCCAGCATCGCCAGGCTTCGCCAGCAGGGACGGGTCACCGACATCGTCAGCCGCGGCGGCTCCTTCATCACCGGCTGGATGCTCCACAACGACAAGGAAAACCCCCTTTACGAGCGCTACGACGAACTTATGGACATCTGCGCCGCCTACGACGTCACCATCAGTCTCGGCGACGGCCTGCGGCCGGGCTGTCTCGCCGACGCCACCGACCGCGCTCAGCTCGAGGAACTGCTCACCCTCGGCGAACTCGTCGACCGGGCGTGGGCCAAAGGCGTCCAGGTGCTTGTCGAAGGCCCCGGCCATGTACCCTACAACCAGATCGAGGCCAACGTCAAACTGCAAAAACAGATCTGCAAAGGCGCGCCCTTCTATGTTCTCGGCCCGCTCGTCACCGACGTCGCTCCCGGCTACGACCACATCACCGCCGCCATCGGCGGCACGCTGGCCGCCGCCGCCGGCGCCGACTTCCTCTGCTATGTCACCCCGGCCGAACACCTCGGCCTGCCGACTATCGACGACGTACGCGAAGGGGTCATCGCCTCGCGCATCGCCGGCCACGCCGCCGATATCGTCAAAGGCGTCAAAGGGGCGTGGGAATGGGACCTGTCCATGGCCAAAGCCCGCAAAGCTCTCGATTGGGAAAAACAAATCGAACTCGCCATCGACCCCGTCAAGGCCGGCCGCTACCGCAAGGAGCGCAACCCCGACGGCGCCGAGGCATGCTCGATGTGCGGCAACTACTGCGCGATGAAGATCGTCAGCGAGTACCTGGGCAAACCGATCGAAAGGTGCTGA
- a CDS encoding GerMN domain-containing protein — protein MSNRSRYIALVAVFLIALFAAGCEPDQAVTGQPPGAKQPEKQATPPAAETMSVTVYHATQDAAFLVPETHTLPKTDQPVQAAVEQLLAGPKTPELVRALPAGTKLRGITVKDHIAYVDFNDKLVKNGSGGSAGEILAVSAIVNTVTEFADIYKVQIMVEGRKIQTLYGHMDTSEPLSRSEKIIKKSL, from the coding sequence ATGTCCAATCGCAGCAGATATATTGCATTAGTGGCCGTCTTCCTCATCGCGCTCTTCGCGGCAGGCTGTGAACCCGACCAGGCTGTCACCGGCCAACCGCCCGGCGCCAAGCAGCCGGAGAAACAGGCGACACCGCCGGCCGCCGAGACGATGTCCGTCACTGTATACCACGCCACCCAAGACGCCGCATTTCTCGTGCCGGAAACCCACACTCTCCCGAAAACAGACCAACCCGTCCAGGCTGCCGTAGAGCAGCTGCTGGCCGGGCCGAAAACCCCCGAACTTGTCCGCGCCCTGCCCGCCGGGACCAAGCTCAGGGGTATAACCGTCAAGGACCATATCGCTTACGTGGACTTCAACGACAAACTCGTCAAGAACGGCAGCGGCGGCTCGGCCGGCGAAATCCTGGCCGTGAGCGCCATCGTCAACACCGTGACCGAATTCGCCGATATCTACAAGGTTCAGATCATGGTCGAAGGCAGAAAGATCCAGACCCTGTACGGCCATATGGACACCAGCGAACCGCTGAGCAGGTCGGAAAAGATCATTAAAAAGTCCTTGTGA
- a CDS encoding N-acetylmuramoyl-L-alanine amidase, with protein sequence MLRRVLCFLVISVVLAVSSAGYAAKAPTSPVAYQPGSKLLAVVGKTAGASITPGGQQLTQIRWANHTDAVTGAGRLRLVIDTTGPVQVSGTVSASPTPRLVVNVKGAVPGQTDTEIDLDGRIADSISMKSEDDRNTVITVELPLMVDEGEYKVFTLPQDIPNKKPNRVVIDINQPLPPAKFNFTAGLKGKTIVLDPGHGGSDPGAVGLAGSREKNVNLAVALRVKALLDKAGAKVVMTHQDDRDVFGPNASAVDELKARATIANVKKADIFVSIHSNAAANRSADGTSTYFYQKTRYDYLLANNLQAGMLEAGGLKDKGTLPANFYVIKRTTMPAALVEMAFLSNPAEEKLLASPQFQQKMAEGIVQGIESFFAQAATKGGEW encoded by the coding sequence GTGTTGCGCCGCGTCCTCTGTTTCCTGGTAATTAGTGTTGTGCTGGCCGTCTCCTCGGCGGGCTACGCGGCCAAAGCGCCGACGTCTCCAGTGGCCTACCAGCCCGGCAGCAAACTGCTGGCCGTCGTCGGCAAAACCGCCGGCGCCTCGATCACTCCCGGCGGTCAACAGCTGACACAGATCCGCTGGGCCAACCACACCGACGCCGTCACCGGCGCCGGCAGGCTTCGCCTTGTCATCGACACAACCGGCCCTGTTCAGGTCAGCGGCACGGTTTCCGCCTCGCCCACGCCACGCCTCGTTGTCAACGTCAAAGGTGCGGTTCCAGGCCAGACAGACACCGAAATCGACCTTGACGGCCGCATCGCCGACAGCATCAGCATGAAATCCGAAGACGACCGGAACACCGTCATAACGGTGGAACTGCCACTGATGGTCGACGAAGGGGAATACAAGGTATTTACCCTGCCGCAGGACATTCCCAACAAGAAACCGAATCGCGTGGTTATCGATATCAACCAGCCCCTGCCCCCGGCCAAATTCAACTTCACCGCGGGTTTGAAAGGCAAGACCATCGTCCTCGATCCCGGCCACGGCGGCAGCGACCCTGGCGCAGTCGGCCTGGCGGGCAGCAGGGAAAAGAACGTCAACCTTGCTGTCGCCCTCAGAGTCAAGGCGCTTCTCGACAAGGCGGGAGCTAAAGTCGTCATGACCCACCAGGATGACCGCGACGTCTTCGGCCCCAACGCATCGGCCGTCGATGAACTCAAGGCGAGAGCCACCATCGCCAACGTCAAAAAAGCCGACATATTCGTCAGCATCCACTCCAACGCCGCCGCCAACCGTAGCGCCGACGGCACCTCTACATATTTCTACCAGAAGACCCGCTACGATTACCTGCTGGCAAACAACCTCCAGGCAGGCATGCTGGAGGCTGGCGGTCTGAAGGACAAAGGGACCCTGCCGGCGAACTTCTACGTGATCAAGCGCACCACAATGCCGGCTGCGCTCGTCGAGATGGCGTTTCTGTCCAATCCGGCCGAGGAAAAACTGCTGGCCAGTCCCCAATTCCAGCAGAAGATGGCCGAAGGCATCGTCCAGGGCATTGAAAGCTTCTTTGCCCAGGCAGCCACCAAGGGGGGTGAATGGTGA
- a CDS encoding DUF3006 domain-containing protein, translated as MRVRAVLDRFEGEKAVLLVGDAEESVSWPRAVLPEETAEGDVLWLSMSVDREATRAAKAEAEDLLRKLLNSGR; from the coding sequence ATGCGCGTAAGGGCGGTATTAGACAGATTTGAAGGCGAAAAAGCGGTCCTGCTCGTGGGTGACGCCGAAGAATCCGTGTCCTGGCCGCGGGCGGTCCTCCCGGAGGAAACCGCGGAGGGAGATGTCCTGTGGCTGTCCATGAGCGTCGATCGCGAGGCGACCCGCGCGGCCAAAGCGGAGGCGGAGGACCTGCTGCGCAAATTATTGAACAGCGGCCGTTGA
- a CDS encoding ComEC/Rec2 family competence protein, whose amino-acid sequence MQFRRSWAFALAALALSLVIAAGCGAPAADRAKVDNLVVNVIDVGQGDAILIRTPGQVTLIDSGDVPARDKLVAYIKKQGVQTIDTFIVTHPHADHIGGAVAILDNFTVKRVYDSGQTTTSALYRQYLTAVQKKSIPFALLADGKEIDIGGGTLKILNPPVPLFASDAGLNNNSIVARLAYGGFALLLAADAEQEAEAAIVKKYGAGLKSQVLKSGHHGSRTSSSPAFLKAVAPEAAVIPVGANNEYHHPHPSLMKRYGDQKLKIYRTDTDGTVTIASDGKTYTITKEK is encoded by the coding sequence ATGCAGTTCAGACGAAGCTGGGCATTCGCCCTTGCCGCGCTGGCGCTGTCGCTGGTTATCGCGGCCGGGTGCGGCGCGCCTGCGGCCGACCGTGCCAAGGTGGACAACCTGGTGGTCAACGTCATCGACGTCGGGCAGGGGGACGCCATCCTCATCCGCACCCCCGGTCAAGTCACCCTGATCGACAGCGGCGACGTTCCGGCCAGGGACAAGCTGGTTGCCTACATAAAGAAGCAGGGCGTCCAAACAATCGACACCTTTATCGTCACCCATCCTCACGCCGACCACATCGGCGGCGCCGTCGCCATCCTCGACAACTTCACCGTCAAGCGGGTCTACGACAGCGGACAGACAACCACCAGCGCCCTCTATCGTCAATACCTCACAGCCGTGCAGAAAAAGAGCATCCCCTTCGCGCTGCTCGCCGACGGCAAAGAAATCGACATCGGCGGCGGCACGCTCAAGATACTGAATCCGCCCGTGCCACTCTTCGCCAGCGACGCCGGCCTCAACAACAACTCGATCGTCGCCCGGCTCGCTTACGGCGGCTTTGCGCTGCTGCTCGCCGCCGACGCCGAGCAGGAAGCCGAGGCGGCCATAGTCAAAAAATACGGCGCAGGCCTGAAAAGCCAGGTGCTGAAAAGCGGCCACCACGGCAGCCGCACCTCGTCCTCGCCCGCTTTCCTCAAGGCTGTCGCTCCCGAGGCGGCTGTCATCCCAGTCGGGGCGAACAACGAATACCATCATCCCCACCCGTCGCTCATGAAACGCTACGGGGACCAAAAGCTGAAGATCTACCGCACCGACACCGACGGCACGGTCACCATCGCCAGCGACGGCAAAACCTACACCATTACCAAGGAGAAATGA
- a CDS encoding type II toxin-antitoxin system PemK/MazF family toxin, translating into MIVKRGDIYYANLSPVVGSEQGGHRPVLVIQNDVGNKYSPTVIVAAITSQISKAKLPTHVEISAKQFNLDKDSVILLEQLRTIDKRRLKEKITHLSEEVMTKVDEAIRISLGLILL; encoded by the coding sequence ATGATCGTTAAGCGCGGGGACATTTATTATGCAAACCTGAGCCCGGTGGTCGGATCGGAACAGGGTGGACACCGGCCCGTGCTGGTCATTCAGAACGATGTTGGCAATAAATATAGTCCTACCGTTATCGTCGCCGCTATCACATCCCAGATATCCAAGGCGAAATTGCCAACCCACGTTGAGATCAGCGCCAAACAGTTCAACCTCGACAAAGATTCGGTCATACTGCTGGAACAGCTCAGAACAATCGATAAACGCCGCTTGAAAGAGAAAATTACTCATTTGAGCGAAGAAGTCATGACGAAAGTGGACGAGGCCATCAGGATTAGCCTGGGGCTCATTCTGCTTTGA
- a CDS encoding ribbon-helix-helix protein, CopG family, with the protein MAELKRIMISIPNSLLQEVDGFIAMEKLSRSQFVREAMRLYIEERKRKAVRDLMRKGYQEMAVINLSLAEEGLTADVEVYEMMPTLLVERE; encoded by the coding sequence GTGGCCGAGTTAAAGCGTATCATGATAAGCATCCCTAACAGCTTGCTGCAGGAAGTCGACGGCTTTATTGCCATGGAAAAGCTTAGTCGCAGCCAATTCGTGCGGGAAGCCATGCGCCTTTACATCGAGGAACGCAAACGCAAGGCTGTTAGAGATTTGATGCGCAAAGGCTATCAGGAAATGGCCGTCATCAACCTGTCTTTGGCCGAGGAAGGCCTTACCGCCGATGTGGAAGTGTACGAGATGATGCCCACCTTGCTAGTGGAGCGTGAATAG
- a CDS encoding NAD(P)H-hydrate dehydratase, producing MKVTTAAEMRRIDEQAMNQYGLAGIALMENAGGEVARKVADILGGTADKKVCIFCGKGNNGGDGSVAARHLAARGAKVKVFLLGAKSAVGGDALANLDILLKMGTEVIEIVGERDCDKAALATAFADCLVDALLGTGFSGEVGGDLAAVAKIINAAGKPVVAADIPTGIDADTGRVRGVAVSATHTVTFGLPKPGLLFQPGAAHAGSLTVADIGLPPALLADGAIRQNTVTAGLVRRLLPPRAPWAHKGTGGRVALAAGSPGLTGAAALAAMAAVRAGAGLVTLGIAAGLNPIMEVKLTEVMTRPLPEETNGIIGLAAVGEIAALAETADVLAVGPGLGRAEETFAAVREIVRSVRCPLVIDADGLNALAGHTEILLETEALAVLTPHPGELARLTGRPLAVINADRLSAARDAAAALAAIVVLKGPGTVIAYPDGEVFINTTGNAALATGGAGDVLTGVIAALVAQGLTSHDAAVAGVFLHGLAGGTASRAGVIGMAAGDLLAALPAAIASLHNT from the coding sequence GTGAAGGTGACTACGGCAGCGGAGATGCGCCGCATCGACGAACAGGCCATGAACCAATACGGCCTCGCCGGCATTGCCCTCATGGAGAACGCCGGCGGCGAAGTGGCCCGCAAGGTAGCCGACATCCTCGGCGGCACGGCTGACAAGAAAGTATGCATATTCTGCGGCAAAGGAAATAACGGCGGCGACGGCTCCGTAGCCGCCCGCCATCTGGCAGCCCGCGGCGCCAAGGTCAAGGTCTTCCTGCTGGGGGCGAAAAGCGCCGTCGGCGGCGACGCCCTCGCCAACCTCGACATCCTCCTGAAGATGGGTACCGAAGTGATCGAAATCGTCGGCGAGCGCGACTGCGACAAAGCGGCCCTTGCGACCGCCTTCGCCGACTGCCTGGTCGACGCCCTGCTCGGCACCGGCTTCAGCGGCGAAGTCGGCGGCGACCTCGCCGCGGTCGCCAAGATAATCAACGCCGCCGGCAAGCCCGTCGTCGCCGCCGACATCCCCACCGGCATCGACGCCGACACCGGCCGCGTGCGGGGTGTAGCTGTCAGCGCCACCCATACCGTCACCTTCGGGCTGCCGAAACCGGGCCTCCTCTTTCAGCCCGGCGCAGCCCACGCCGGCTCGCTGACCGTCGCCGACATCGGCCTGCCGCCCGCGCTCCTCGCCGACGGCGCCATCCGGCAAAACACCGTCACCGCCGGGCTTGTCCGGCGCCTCCTGCCGCCGCGCGCCCCCTGGGCCCACAAAGGCACCGGAGGCCGGGTCGCGCTCGCCGCCGGATCGCCGGGGCTCACCGGCGCCGCCGCCCTCGCCGCGATGGCGGCGGTGCGCGCCGGGGCTGGTCTGGTGACGCTGGGAATCGCCGCCGGCCTCAACCCTATAATGGAAGTCAAGCTGACCGAAGTAATGACCAGGCCGCTGCCCGAAGAGACCAACGGCATCATCGGATTGGCGGCCGTCGGAGAAATCGCCGCCCTCGCCGAAACCGCAGACGTCCTGGCTGTCGGGCCGGGCCTCGGCCGCGCCGAGGAAACTTTCGCCGCAGTAAGGGAAATCGTGCGCAGCGTCCGCTGCCCGCTCGTCATCGACGCCGACGGCCTCAACGCCCTCGCCGGCCACACCGAAATCCTGCTCGAAACCGAAGCCCTCGCCGTCCTCACGCCCCATCCAGGCGAACTTGCCCGCCTGACGGGGCGCCCCCTGGCGGTCATCAACGCCGACCGGCTCTCGGCAGCCCGCGACGCGGCCGCCGCCCTGGCCGCCATCGTCGTGCTCAAAGGACCGGGCACAGTCATCGCCTATCCTGACGGCGAAGTATTCATCAACACCACCGGCAACGCCGCCCTGGCCACCGGTGGCGCCGGCGACGTGCTCACCGGCGTCATCGCCGCCCTCGTCGCCCAGGGCCTCACCAGCCACGACGCCGCCGTCGCCGGCGTATTCCTCCACGGCCTGGCGGGCGGGACAGCATCCCGTGCAGGGGTGATCGGAATGGCGGCCGGCGACCTCCTTGCGGCGCTCCCGGCAGCCATCGCCTCCCTGCACAACACCTGA
- the acpS gene encoding holo-ACP synthase, giving the protein MIVGIGIDIIEIDRIGAAVERDSFVRRVFTAAEREYCDRRGVQRPASYAARFAGKEAVMKAFGTGLSAGTWQDVEILADANGRPTVKLHGCFGELSAKMGVTAVHISLSHAREYAAAQAVLWGGEQP; this is encoded by the coding sequence GTGATAGTGGGTATCGGCATCGACATCATCGAAATCGACCGCATCGGGGCGGCCGTAGAGCGGGACAGCTTCGTCCGCCGCGTCTTCACCGCCGCCGAGCGCGAGTATTGCGACAGGCGGGGCGTGCAGAGGCCTGCCTCCTATGCCGCCCGTTTCGCCGGCAAAGAGGCGGTCATGAAAGCGTTCGGCACCGGACTGTCGGCAGGCACCTGGCAAGACGTCGAGATACTGGCGGACGCCAACGGACGGCCGACAGTGAAACTCCACGGCTGCTTCGGTGAATTGTCCGCAAAAATGGGCGTGACCGCCGTCCACATCTCGTTGAGCCACGCCCGCGAATACGCGGCCGCGCAAGCTGTCCTGTGGGGAGGCGAACAACCGTGA
- a CDS encoding YckD family protein: protein MKKTIAYVTLVAMVLVVAASLVVSAAPAQNPPPGPQRQAITLTDDQKKELAPLYDKMFETRKEIMQKYVDFGYMTQEQADQRAAWMKERMSQGYGPGMMGKGFGRGHGMGKGPGFGQGGRGPCFQQPQQPAANQ, encoded by the coding sequence ATGAAAAAGACAATCGCCTATGTAACCCTCGTAGCAATGGTGCTGGTGGTCGCCGCCTCGCTGGTCGTGAGCGCCGCCCCCGCCCAGAATCCGCCTCCCGGCCCGCAGCGCCAGGCCATCACCCTCACCGACGACCAGAAGAAGGAACTCGCCCCGCTCTATGACAAGATGTTCGAGACCAGGAAAGAGATCATGCAGAAATACGTCGACTTCGGCTACATGACCCAGGAACAGGCCGACCAGCGCGCCGCCTGGATGAAAGAGCGCATGAGCCAGGGATACGGCCCCGGCATGATGGGCAAAGGCTTCGGCAGAGGCCATGGGATGGGCAAAGGCCCCGGCTTCGGCCAGGGCGGACGCGGCCCCTGCTTCCAGCAGCCGCAGCAGCCGGCCGCCAACCAGTAG